In one window of Leptospira sp. GIMC2001 DNA:
- a CDS encoding RNA polymerase sigma factor — translation MSKNILAKKGMTMREKEIILLQKIKSGDQSAYMILVNPYRERLFRKAVSMVKDSDDAEDIVQDALISGYKSIQNFRAEAGVYTWLYRIVVNKSKDLLAKKKRGREKPMDDNQDNQFIDERLGYEKKLELFEESKYLKDKIDALEDIYKQVIELRYFEEMSYSQIAEVLECNIGTVKSRLFKAKEFLKHSILQDEKGEGYFGS, via the coding sequence ATGAGCAAAAATATATTAGCTAAGAAAGGAATGACGATGAGGGAGAAAGAAATCATTCTCCTTCAGAAAATCAAAAGTGGGGATCAATCTGCTTACATGATATTGGTGAATCCATACCGAGAGAGACTGTTCCGAAAGGCAGTTTCCATGGTAAAAGATTCAGACGATGCTGAAGACATTGTGCAAGATGCCCTAATTTCTGGTTATAAGTCGATTCAAAACTTTCGCGCGGAGGCTGGTGTTTATACCTGGCTTTATAGAATCGTTGTAAATAAATCCAAAGACCTACTCGCCAAGAAGAAAAGAGGGCGAGAGAAGCCCATGGATGACAACCAAGACAATCAATTTATTGACGAACGTCTTGGTTACGAAAAAAAATTGGAACTTTTTGAAGAATCCAAGTATCTAAAGGACAAGATTGATGCTTTGGAAGATATCTACAAGCAGGTCATAGAGCTTCGTTACTTCGAAGAGATGTCCTACTCGCAGATTGCCGAGGTTCTAGAATGCAACATCGGGACGGTTAAGAGCCGACTCTTTAAAGCTAAGGAATTTTTGAAGCATTCTATTTTGCAGGACGAGAAAGGAGAAGGATACTTTGGCTCTTGA